In Bradyrhizobium sp. CCBAU 051011, the following are encoded in one genomic region:
- a CDS encoding site-specific integrase, translating into MATFTQLASGNWRVQVRRKTRYVAETFRRRKDGEEWALEMERNIDRNGSSKPRALRTVRTFGDLIDLHDQDMHEVGKPPRRSKAAVMEALKDALGTVKLPQLNRERLIEFGRKRAKQGAGPATLAIDLSFIRTIVSHAAAVHGIEVSAEEVRLARIALKHLDLVGRGIERDRRPTQDEIDELIEYFETNPRQVIPMGRIVRYAIATTMRQEEICQPEWPDVDIRKRLVLLRDRKDPRHKIGNHQKVPLLNLTGYDAWEILLQQRIITRGQGRIFPHHHKSISTAFTRACDELKIDDLHFHDLRHEGTSRLFEAGLTIEKVALVTGHKDWRILQRYTNLKPEDLHKLQRAAQPSMEEFIETLAAS; encoded by the coding sequence GTGGCGACCTTCACTCAGCTGGCATCTGGAAACTGGCGCGTCCAGGTCCGCCGCAAGACCCGTTATGTGGCCGAGACGTTCCGACGACGCAAGGACGGCGAAGAATGGGCGCTCGAGATGGAGCGCAATATCGACCGCAACGGATCGTCCAAGCCGCGTGCGCTGCGAACGGTTCGAACATTCGGCGACCTGATAGACCTCCATGACCAGGATATGCACGAGGTCGGCAAGCCCCCTCGCCGTTCGAAGGCCGCGGTCATGGAAGCACTCAAAGACGCGCTTGGGACCGTGAAACTACCTCAATTGAACCGCGAGCGCCTGATCGAATTCGGAAGGAAGCGCGCGAAACAAGGTGCCGGCCCCGCGACGCTAGCGATTGACTTGTCTTTCATCAGAACAATCGTATCGCACGCAGCAGCCGTTCATGGAATCGAAGTCTCGGCTGAGGAAGTTCGTTTAGCACGCATTGCATTGAAGCACCTCGATCTTGTGGGCAGAGGGATCGAACGCGACCGTCGGCCTACACAAGACGAAATCGACGAACTCATCGAGTATTTCGAGACCAATCCACGCCAAGTGATCCCGATGGGCCGCATCGTGCGCTATGCGATCGCGACAACTATGCGTCAGGAAGAAATATGCCAGCCGGAGTGGCCTGACGTCGATATCAGGAAGAGGCTTGTCTTGCTTCGAGATCGCAAAGATCCGAGACACAAAATCGGCAATCATCAAAAGGTCCCGCTACTTAACTTAACGGGATATGATGCATGGGAGATTTTGCTACAGCAACGGATCATCACACGAGGCCAAGGCCGCATCTTTCCGCACCATCATAAATCCATCAGCACAGCATTTACCCGCGCATGTGATGAATTGAAGATCGACGACCTGCATTTCCATGATCTTCGTCACGAAGGCACGAGTCGGCTGTTTGAGGCAGGACTTACGATCGAAAAGGTCGCGCTTGTGACGGGCCACAAGGATTGGCGAATATTGCAGCGCTACACCAATCTCAAGCCGGAGGATCTGCACAAACTGCAAAGAGCAGCGCAGCCTTCGATGGAAGAATTCATCGAGACGTTGGCCGCGTCCTAG
- a CDS encoding DUF2235 domain-containing protein, whose product MPKNIVIFSDGTGQDGGARPEQRISNIYKMYRICRDHADTAIDPSQQVVFYDAGLGTDIGTTALTAPVRFVQKLLGSVTGAGIKRNIADCYEFIINHYQPGDRVYLFGFSRGAYTVRSVANLLMLCGIPTKTPAGPLMRFRKAARDIALEAVDTVLEHGAGHPRAEFEDERLELARRFQVKYGSGDGSDSNAAPYFIGVFDTVAALGASGMRYVIIQAGLSAGVSLAAFIGGFIPAVGLAALSSWAFGTGFMVAGFLLQVLIVAAANALFWYWQNKATTKTIMDYPEPGQSRSHKAIWKGANFDRLLSRHVSFARAANAIDETRKDFDRVSWGGSDKGAPHFPGHARLVQCWFAGNHSDIGGSYPEPESRLSDIVLHWMCKQATSVPDGLKAGPIFVNGSKMPNTGDAGPALHIFPAADGVQHCEVAGMRDTLDAFAEKLPKWGWLQRYVTTMNWEIKVRDITHDAPIDPTVKTRADFVAVTQCSTVGPYRPEALRKHDDFKLLYN is encoded by the coding sequence ATGCCGAAGAACATCGTAATCTTCTCCGACGGTACGGGCCAGGACGGTGGCGCGCGCCCGGAGCAACGAATATCGAATATCTACAAGATGTATCGGATTTGCCGGGACCACGCCGACACCGCCATTGACCCGTCGCAGCAGGTGGTCTTTTACGACGCCGGGCTCGGGACCGACATCGGAACGACCGCCCTCACCGCTCCTGTCCGTTTCGTCCAGAAACTTCTTGGATCGGTGACGGGCGCCGGGATCAAGCGAAACATTGCCGACTGCTACGAATTCATCATCAACCACTACCAGCCTGGTGACAGAGTCTATCTGTTCGGCTTTAGTAGAGGCGCGTACACCGTCCGCAGCGTCGCGAACCTGCTGATGCTGTGCGGCATCCCAACGAAGACACCTGCCGGTCCCCTAATGCGGTTTCGAAAGGCCGCGCGCGACATCGCCTTGGAAGCCGTCGACACTGTGCTCGAGCACGGCGCCGGCCACCCTCGCGCAGAATTCGAGGACGAGCGCCTGGAATTGGCACGCCGCTTTCAGGTAAAGTACGGCTCGGGTGATGGATCGGACTCCAATGCCGCCCCCTATTTCATCGGTGTGTTCGACACCGTCGCCGCGCTCGGCGCCAGCGGAATGCGATATGTTATCATCCAGGCAGGGTTGTCAGCCGGCGTGTCGCTTGCGGCGTTCATCGGCGGCTTTATTCCCGCGGTCGGCCTTGCTGCGTTAAGTAGCTGGGCTTTCGGAACGGGATTCATGGTCGCGGGCTTCTTGCTTCAAGTCCTCATCGTGGCCGCTGCAAATGCCCTGTTTTGGTACTGGCAGAACAAGGCCACCACCAAGACCATCATGGATTACCCCGAACCCGGTCAATCGCGATCCCACAAGGCCATATGGAAGGGTGCAAACTTCGATCGTCTGTTGAGCAGGCACGTCTCGTTTGCGCGGGCTGCCAACGCGATCGACGAGACCCGAAAGGATTTCGATCGCGTTAGCTGGGGCGGCAGCGACAAGGGCGCTCCGCACTTTCCTGGGCATGCTCGGCTTGTTCAATGCTGGTTTGCTGGCAACCATTCCGACATCGGTGGATCGTACCCCGAACCGGAATCAAGGCTCTCCGACATCGTACTCCATTGGATGTGTAAGCAAGCAACCTCCGTACCGGACGGCCTGAAAGCCGGCCCGATCTTCGTCAATGGCTCCAAGATGCCGAACACTGGAGATGCGGGCCCTGCCCTCCACATCTTTCCAGCAGCGGACGGTGTGCAGCACTGCGAAGTAGCCGGCATGCGCGACACGCTAGATGCCTTCGCCGAGAAACTCCCCAAATGGGGTTGGCTACAGCGTTATGTCACAACCATGAATTGGGAGATCAAGGTTCGCGATATAACACATGACGCCCCCATTGATCCGACCGTTAAGACCCGAGCAGATTTCGTAGCCGTAACGCAATGCAGCACTGTAGGGCCGTACAGGCCAGAAGCACTCCGCAAGCACGACGATTTCAAGCTACTCTATAATTGA
- a CDS encoding TIR domain-containing protein: MITRFQGERGRALLIEELRKHKIAIGIPDLPEAFADAGKLEAVCKDQSLIEQNGSDNDTYLLIAGTYRVIVNGKEVARRFAGDSVGEMATISPIQRRSASIVSEDDGVVLKITEQEFSALAARFPEVWRRLAQEVARRLEQRNILIRPPNEKIRVFVISSVEALPVARAIENAFAYDPFATIVWANGVFRVTNYTLESLENELDRCDFAIAIAHPDDQTKVRDEDWPTPRDNVVFELGFFMGRLGRSRAILMEPRGTRVKLPSDLAGISTIRYRFDPNEAAASMGPACNELRDHIMKLGRNI, encoded by the coding sequence GTGATCACGAGATTTCAGGGAGAGCGTGGACGCGCACTGCTGATCGAAGAACTCAGAAAGCACAAGATCGCGATCGGAATCCCCGATCTTCCCGAGGCGTTCGCGGACGCCGGAAAGCTCGAAGCCGTATGCAAGGACCAGTCCCTGATCGAGCAAAACGGTTCGGACAACGATACCTATCTGCTCATCGCCGGGACTTATCGGGTCATAGTCAACGGCAAGGAAGTGGCAAGGCGGTTTGCCGGAGATTCGGTCGGCGAGATGGCTACCATCTCCCCGATCCAGAGGCGTTCGGCGTCGATCGTCTCCGAAGACGACGGCGTCGTTTTGAAGATCACGGAACAGGAATTTTCTGCCCTAGCCGCGCGTTTTCCCGAGGTTTGGCGCCGGCTCGCGCAGGAAGTCGCACGGCGGCTCGAGCAGCGGAATATCTTGATCCGGCCGCCGAACGAAAAGATTCGCGTGTTCGTGATCTCCTCGGTAGAGGCATTGCCCGTCGCAAGGGCCATCGAAAACGCCTTCGCATATGATCCCTTCGCAACTATCGTTTGGGCCAACGGCGTGTTTCGCGTCACGAACTACACTCTGGAGTCGCTCGAGAATGAACTCGACCGGTGCGACTTCGCGATCGCGATTGCCCACCCGGACGACCAGACCAAAGTACGTGACGAGGATTGGCCGACCCCGCGCGACAACGTCGTGTTCGAACTCGGTTTCTTCATGGGACGCCTGGGACGCAGCCGTGCAATCCTGATGGAGCCGCGAGGAACGCGAGTGAAGCTGCCGAGCGACCTGGCGGGCATTAGCACGATACGCTACCGCTTCGATCCGAACGAGGCAGCCGCCAGCATGGGGCCGGCATGCAACGAACTGCGCGATCACATCATGAAATTGGGACGAAATATCTAA
- a CDS encoding transcriptional regulator: MSNSWKYDRAKDAIDKRLEEVKTVEIVDYKRDMSLESIPTTKAYRVDGVHMYADILNLSDILGTTAAEGERCHKRALRFLNLHQRAVRRILARCDVRRVDFHNQRLHSLVTKPYGADEEKKRVCRGVAIGKLIIDVLAETGDDDEDIPNAKVRIGIDTGVTLSVNNGRSGNREPLFLGSAANLAAKLASNWKAEGVFLTNVARKAAGLSEVDAGTEGTSPLSADEIKQCQDEAKLDVTKDEIVKEWRKDNEENPIGSFEFSRPTPPLRNLDISVLTPANSRRMEAVSTYADLDGFTKYVAKHIDKNAEDVVRCFHVIRSELDRVLSSDFGGRRIRFIGDCIHGLLMEGTAHTTDDEETISTATICAGGLRSSFNLALERLEANKIDIDGLGLAIGFEFGAMTVTRLGMQGDRVRCSVSRGVLASEDEQCRCSGTETAIGQEAYDAGSGAVQKLFGKSRKIAGLDYDSAVDALAADGDKVAKAATVAAFSVSAPAMAKAVEQPFRPYGEPA; encoded by the coding sequence GTGAGCAATTCCTGGAAGTACGACCGCGCCAAAGACGCGATCGACAAGCGTCTGGAAGAAGTGAAGACGGTCGAAATCGTCGACTACAAGCGCGACATGTCGCTGGAGTCGATTCCGACGACCAAGGCCTACCGCGTCGACGGTGTGCACATGTACGCCGACATTTTGAACCTGTCGGACATTCTCGGCACGACCGCCGCCGAGGGCGAGCGCTGCCACAAGCGGGCGCTTCGCTTCCTCAACCTGCATCAGCGGGCGGTTCGCCGGATTCTTGCCCGATGCGATGTCCGGCGCGTCGACTTCCATAACCAGCGCCTTCATTCGCTCGTGACCAAGCCTTACGGCGCGGATGAGGAGAAAAAGCGAGTCTGTCGCGGGGTCGCGATTGGGAAACTGATTATCGACGTGCTCGCCGAGACCGGCGACGACGATGAGGATATTCCGAATGCGAAGGTGCGGATCGGCATCGACACAGGTGTGACGCTCTCCGTCAACAACGGCCGGAGCGGCAACCGCGAGCCGCTGTTTCTGGGGTCTGCCGCGAATCTCGCCGCCAAGCTCGCATCGAACTGGAAAGCCGAGGGAGTCTTCCTGACGAACGTTGCCCGCAAGGCCGCCGGACTGTCGGAAGTCGATGCGGGTACCGAAGGGACGTCTCCCCTCAGCGCCGACGAGATCAAACAGTGCCAGGACGAAGCCAAGCTTGACGTCACTAAGGACGAGATCGTCAAGGAATGGCGGAAAGACAACGAGGAAAACCCCATCGGTTCGTTTGAATTCTCCCGTCCGACGCCACCCTTGCGTAACTTGGATATCTCGGTCCTGACCCCGGCGAACTCGCGACGGATGGAAGCCGTATCGACCTATGCCGACCTCGACGGGTTCACCAAGTACGTCGCCAAGCATATCGACAAGAATGCCGAGGATGTCGTCCGCTGCTTCCATGTAATCCGTTCCGAACTCGATCGCGTCCTTTCGTCCGATTTCGGCGGCCGCCGGATCCGGTTCATTGGGGACTGCATTCACGGGCTTTTGATGGAAGGGACAGCGCACACCACCGATGATGAGGAAACCATCTCAACGGCAACCATTTGCGCCGGGGGGCTGCGAAGCAGCTTCAATCTGGCGCTCGAGCGCCTGGAGGCAAACAAGATCGACATAGACGGGCTGGGTTTGGCCATCGGCTTCGAGTTCGGTGCAATGACGGTCACGAGATTGGGCATGCAGGGCGACCGGGTACGATGTTCCGTCAGCCGCGGCGTGCTGGCGTCCGAGGACGAACAGTGCCGGTGTTCTGGCACGGAAACGGCCATCGGGCAGGAGGCCTACGACGCCGGCAGTGGCGCCGTTCAGAAGCTGTTCGGAAAGAGCCGAAAGATCGCTGGCCTCGATTACGACTCGGCGGTCGATGCCCTTGCAGCCGATGGCGACAAGGTCGCCAAGGCGGCGACTGTTGCAGCCTTCTCGGTATCGGCGCCCGCGATGGCGAAGGCGGTCGAGCAGCCCTTCCGCCCTTACGGCGAACCGGCCTAG
- a CDS encoding adenylate/guanylate cyclase domain-containing protein: MGVLDDIGGDVGGVLKDAWNIRDGQVVPTTDTVALAGGGVKLSATFLYADLADSTKLAMWDRRVTARVCKAFLAASSRLIKVSGGEVRSFDGDRVMGVFVGGSKNTSAVKCALKINYVFKNILKPRFEAKYEALRDGTHVLGHGTGVDTSDVLAVRGGVRNSNDLIWVGRAPNIAAKLCSLREPPFNTFISGTAYDAAAAEAKTSSDGRPMWEERRWTNGPVERVFRSSWTWKL; the protein is encoded by the coding sequence ATGGGAGTTCTTGACGATATCGGAGGTGACGTCGGCGGCGTCCTGAAGGATGCTTGGAATATTAGGGACGGCCAGGTAGTCCCGACAACGGACACAGTTGCGCTTGCTGGAGGAGGGGTAAAGCTCTCGGCGACCTTCCTTTATGCTGACCTCGCGGACTCGACCAAGCTGGCTATGTGGGACAGGAGAGTAACCGCAAGGGTATGCAAGGCGTTTCTGGCGGCATCGTCCCGCCTGATCAAGGTCTCTGGCGGGGAAGTCCGCAGCTTCGACGGTGATCGAGTTATGGGCGTCTTCGTCGGTGGATCGAAGAACACATCGGCGGTGAAGTGCGCCCTGAAGATCAACTATGTGTTCAAAAATATCCTAAAGCCTCGCTTTGAAGCAAAGTACGAGGCTTTGCGGGACGGCACCCATGTGCTGGGTCATGGTACTGGCGTCGACACCAGCGATGTGCTCGCGGTACGAGGCGGAGTTCGCAATAGTAACGATCTAATCTGGGTGGGACGCGCTCCCAATATCGCCGCGAAGCTCTGTAGCCTCCGGGAACCTCCGTTCAATACGTTCATCTCTGGCACGGCCTACGATGCCGCCGCCGCTGAGGCCAAGACTAGTTCTGACGGGCGTCCCATGTGGGAAGAGCGTCGGTGGACTAACGGTCCCGTAGAGAGGGTCTTCCGGTCGTCGTGGACTTGGAAGCTTTGA
- a CDS encoding Pycsar system effector family protein: MVSESANARSEKQLDRVLGFFPRVEAKASFLFAVNTGMLGFVALNMRKEDFEHWYVIALALAFLALAVASIVYVYRCVFPHLVGDDNSMIYFRSIAKQSAKEFGERFTSRTDIDHVNDVTEQIWRNSTILREKFDFLKCAFMLTMLSIVPWVATMAAAAQLRSTWPLK; encoded by the coding sequence ATGGTGAGTGAGTCCGCAAACGCACGATCGGAGAAACAACTCGATCGCGTTCTGGGCTTTTTTCCGCGGGTCGAAGCCAAGGCTTCATTCCTCTTCGCCGTCAACACGGGCATGCTGGGATTCGTAGCCCTCAACATGCGCAAGGAGGACTTCGAACATTGGTATGTCATAGCCCTTGCCCTGGCATTTCTGGCGCTTGCCGTGGCGAGCATCGTCTACGTCTATCGCTGCGTTTTTCCCCATTTGGTCGGCGACGATAACTCAATGATCTATTTTCGGTCGATCGCAAAGCAGTCAGCTAAGGAGTTCGGCGAGCGCTTCACGTCGAGAACCGACATCGACCACGTTAACGACGTGACCGAGCAGATCTGGCGAAATTCGACGATTCTGAGAGAGAAGTTCGATTTCCTGAAGTGCGCCTTTATGCTCACGATGCTTTCAATTGTGCCATGGGTCGCAACAATGGCCGCTGCGGCGCAATTGCGCTCAACCTGGCCGCTGAAGTAG
- the dusA gene encoding tRNA dihydrouridine(20/20a) synthase DusA: MMDWTDRHCRVFHRLMSRRARLYTEMLTTGAIIHGDRRRLLGFDASEHPVALQLGGSVPDDLATAAKIGEDFGYDEINLNVGCPSDRVKDGRFGACLMAEPALVADGVAAMKRAVRIPVTVKCRIGIDDQDPEVALDVLARSVVAAGADTLVVHARKAWLNGLSPKENRDIPPLDYDRVYRLKAVLPDVPVIINGGIGSIAEAKRHLDHVDGVMLGRAAYQEPWRLLDVDPELFGEAAPHASMKDVFEAMLPYIEDQLSQGAKLHSMTRHFVGAFHGVPGARAFRRHLAEKGVKPGAGVNVLRDAVALVEDRASEPVAA; this comes from the coding sequence ATGATGGATTGGACCGACCGGCATTGCCGCGTCTTCCACCGTCTGATGAGCCGGCGTGCGCGGCTCTATACGGAGATGCTGACGACCGGCGCCATTATTCATGGCGACCGCAGGCGGCTGCTCGGGTTCGATGCCAGCGAGCATCCGGTGGCGCTACAGCTTGGCGGGTCGGTTCCGGATGATCTCGCCACTGCTGCGAAGATCGGCGAGGATTTCGGTTACGACGAAATCAATCTCAATGTCGGCTGTCCGTCCGACCGGGTGAAGGATGGCCGCTTCGGCGCCTGCCTGATGGCGGAGCCGGCGCTGGTTGCCGACGGCGTGGCTGCGATGAAGCGCGCGGTCAGGATTCCCGTCACGGTCAAATGCCGGATCGGCATCGACGACCAGGATCCGGAAGTGGCGCTCGACGTGCTGGCGCGCAGTGTGGTCGCGGCCGGCGCGGACACGCTGGTCGTGCATGCCCGAAAAGCCTGGCTCAACGGATTGTCTCCGAAGGAAAACCGCGACATCCCGCCGCTCGACTACGACAGGGTCTACCGGCTCAAGGCCGTGCTGCCGGATGTGCCCGTCATCATCAATGGCGGCATCGGCAGTATCGCGGAGGCGAAGCGGCATCTCGACCATGTCGACGGCGTGATGCTGGGGCGGGCGGCCTATCAGGAGCCGTGGCGCCTGCTCGACGTCGATCCGGAATTGTTTGGCGAGGCGGCGCCGCACGCGTCGATGAAGGACGTCTTCGAAGCGATGTTGCCCTACATCGAAGACCAGTTGTCGCAAGGCGCAAAGCTGCATTCGATGACGCGGCACTTCGTCGGCGCATTTCATGGCGTCCCCGGCGCGCGCGCCTTCCGCCGCCATCTCGCGGAGAAGGGCGTCAAGCCGGGCGCCGGTGTCAATGTGCTGCGCGATGCGGTCGCGCTGGTCGAAGATCGCGCATCGGAGCCGGTTGCGGCGTAA
- a CDS encoding E2 domain-associated cysteine-rich protein translates to MADNPLKFVRDNANAHHAEPIDVASDFATFDVTPPMVSGRPATTFRVRVEPAGDSVRVREERPTLLPSVCPERHISHDGSFCLYWPEMEPITTLETAGAEAWWRKLLVFLKRQQTASAQRRWPGRSDARAHGPEAARNQMVAEKAASELGPQFRCLLDEARLSSVRRKAGGEPRLRLLLDGRRLMTVKEQSLRLMTRRSRCKCDHADDLRLPICACGNHEEALKDLTIALQRWRKAESDFFQAYRVQGVKCCGTLDDCPLAA, encoded by the coding sequence ATGGCGGACAATCCGCTGAAATTTGTGCGGGACAACGCGAATGCGCACCACGCGGAGCCGATCGACGTCGCCTCCGATTTTGCGACGTTCGACGTCACGCCTCCCATGGTTTCGGGAAGGCCGGCAACTACGTTTCGTGTCCGCGTTGAGCCCGCAGGCGACAGCGTCAGGGTGCGGGAGGAGCGGCCCACACTGCTCCCTTCCGTATGCCCGGAGCGGCACATCAGCCACGATGGCTCGTTCTGCCTGTACTGGCCGGAGATGGAACCGATAACGACGCTCGAAACCGCCGGCGCGGAAGCCTGGTGGAGGAAGCTTTTGGTCTTTCTGAAAAGGCAACAAACAGCCTCCGCGCAGCGCCGATGGCCCGGCAGATCGGATGCCCGTGCTCACGGTCCGGAAGCTGCGCGAAATCAGATGGTGGCCGAAAAGGCCGCTTCGGAACTCGGCCCCCAATTCCGGTGCCTCCTGGATGAAGCACGGCTCTCGTCGGTGCGCAGGAAGGCGGGTGGCGAACCGCGTCTAAGACTGCTCCTCGACGGCCGGCGGCTGATGACGGTGAAGGAGCAAAGCCTTCGACTGATGACCAGGCGCTCGCGGTGCAAATGCGACCATGCCGATGACCTTCGTCTCCCGATTTGTGCGTGTGGTAACCATGAGGAGGCATTGAAGGATCTTACGATCGCGTTGCAACGATGGCGAAAGGCCGAAAGCGACTTCTTCCAGGCGTACAGGGTCCAGGGCGTCAAATGCTGCGGAACGCTCGACGACTGCCCGCTCGCAGCATGA
- a CDS encoding NACHT domain-containing NTPase — MAATWLVSPLMALVRPAVSAVAGDVYRRYRIQKKFSAKDPSEQSPVMRKAISDLDVLIGNEGLLTQSVAGVIDELKSSGILELIARDAFYESDDPGVRTYFEALFARHSPGLDRAKQEAACKTLYATIRFMLRESIRLQVNPDLLFVFDTEMKNTRTRREATPSEQIKIVTSEMRPDALKRIALAGQTLLDSRSDASGTLSGLERKQFPDWVYLAPAVVEHKIKHVSGCLMGAYEYVRIDGPAERTVNCEIDKLYIPARLSEAEFSIKTHDIKAIGLPEVSIEELLSNSNQCAVIGDPGGGKSTLSQRICLDTLRSAQRDGKSPMAVRVEVRRFVRRDNASSNQSLIEFITSEICRQAEIENDDEMEMFVRHLLHFGRIIIVFDGIDEIISSPKRRQLIDVTQQLANRFLQVHFIFTCRTDFLVTPIRGVRLFELQPFIPTEIDSYFRSASKHVFQMDDVEIDQRAPEFSRQAYQYAPEFVVNPLLLALIVWIYNVAQRIPDNRIELYRECSELLFRRWDSLKEIDPELPDSHWLFQLVTEIAHRLYLIDRKSEGDSGAEWLKQTALNFFRKVYDGDVENRARAAAERFVGHLIGRSWVLQERIGGVFEFTHRTFMEYYFARWLDDGYDGIKTLFDYVARRIRAGEWTVPIHLAFQLKCAGKLRSAESLTAELLRLIEETRASDAAWENADGGERRRLKAEGKAPTVFPETPNVLQFIVASIGYIQPSEAAVVRLTKALTNAVASKKDAKDEWFSVVGGIVASPTPFHDAIAEGVYQSLADDIAVGKGYTVGFVVDWLYSCYLSKRSKHAVPFSGHVLRFEWIGRTSTGISETLRSVGSQANIRCFVHRFAPSTLATGKPLVA; from the coding sequence ATGGCGGCAACTTGGTTGGTGAGCCCCCTGATGGCGTTAGTCAGGCCGGCGGTGTCGGCTGTCGCAGGCGATGTTTACCGCCGTTACCGGATTCAGAAGAAGTTCTCTGCAAAGGATCCCAGCGAGCAATCGCCGGTAATGCGGAAGGCGATCTCTGACCTTGATGTGCTGATCGGAAACGAAGGATTGCTGACGCAATCGGTCGCTGGAGTGATCGACGAACTCAAGTCGTCGGGAATACTAGAGCTCATAGCGAGAGACGCATTCTACGAGAGCGACGACCCCGGGGTACGAACATACTTCGAGGCACTGTTTGCCAGGCACTCTCCTGGACTGGATCGGGCAAAGCAGGAAGCCGCGTGCAAGACATTGTATGCGACCATTCGGTTCATGCTGAGGGAAAGCATTCGGCTGCAGGTGAACCCCGACCTGCTCTTCGTCTTCGACACCGAAATGAAGAACACGCGGACGAGACGTGAAGCTACCCCATCCGAACAGATCAAGATCGTAACCTCGGAAATGCGGCCTGACGCGCTCAAGCGGATCGCCTTGGCGGGGCAGACTCTGCTTGATTCCCGATCAGACGCGAGCGGCACGCTCTCCGGCTTGGAAAGAAAGCAATTCCCCGACTGGGTCTATCTTGCTCCAGCAGTTGTTGAACACAAGATCAAGCACGTCTCGGGATGCCTAATGGGGGCGTACGAATATGTCCGCATCGACGGCCCGGCGGAGCGCACCGTCAATTGCGAAATCGACAAGCTATACATTCCCGCACGGCTTTCAGAAGCCGAATTTTCGATCAAGACCCACGACATCAAGGCAATCGGCCTGCCCGAGGTATCGATCGAGGAACTCCTTTCGAACTCCAACCAATGCGCGGTCATCGGCGATCCCGGCGGTGGCAAGTCGACACTGTCGCAGCGGATATGCCTCGACACGCTGCGTAGTGCCCAGCGCGACGGCAAGTCCCCGATGGCCGTCCGCGTCGAGGTGCGCCGTTTCGTACGCCGAGATAATGCCTCATCGAATCAAAGCCTAATCGAATTCATAACGTCGGAAATCTGCAGACAAGCCGAGATCGAAAATGACGACGAGATGGAGATGTTCGTCCGGCATCTGCTCCATTTCGGTCGCATCATTATCGTGTTCGACGGTATCGACGAGATCATTTCGTCACCGAAGCGGCGGCAGTTAATCGACGTCACGCAACAACTCGCCAACCGTTTTCTCCAGGTCCATTTCATATTTACTTGCCGGACCGATTTCTTGGTCACCCCGATACGCGGTGTCCGCCTCTTCGAGCTGCAACCTTTTATCCCTACTGAAATCGATTCTTATTTCCGCTCTGCGAGCAAGCATGTCTTTCAGATGGACGATGTCGAGATCGACCAGCGGGCGCCGGAGTTCTCCAGACAGGCGTACCAATACGCTCCAGAGTTCGTCGTCAATCCGTTGCTGCTGGCACTGATCGTGTGGATCTACAACGTTGCGCAGAGGATACCCGACAACAGGATCGAACTATACCGCGAGTGTTCAGAACTTCTCTTCCGACGCTGGGATAGCTTGAAGGAAATCGACCCGGAACTTCCGGATTCGCACTGGCTATTTCAACTCGTGACAGAGATTGCCCATCGGCTTTACCTTATCGACCGGAAGAGCGAGGGAGATTCCGGCGCGGAGTGGCTTAAGCAGACCGCGCTGAATTTCTTCCGAAAGGTCTACGACGGCGACGTCGAAAACAGAGCGCGTGCCGCGGCGGAACGCTTCGTGGGACATCTCATCGGCCGTTCCTGGGTGTTGCAGGAACGGATCGGTGGAGTCTTCGAATTTACCCATCGGACTTTCATGGAGTACTATTTTGCACGGTGGCTCGACGACGGTTACGACGGCATAAAGACGCTGTTCGACTACGTCGCACGCAGGATCCGGGCCGGCGAGTGGACAGTGCCGATCCATCTGGCCTTCCAACTAAAATGTGCCGGAAAGCTGCGCTCCGCGGAATCTCTGACAGCAGAGTTGCTGCGCCTGATCGAAGAGACCAGGGCGTCTGATGCCGCATGGGAGAATGCGGACGGCGGGGAAAGGCGGCGGCTCAAAGCGGAAGGCAAGGCGCCAACCGTGTTCCCGGAGACGCCGAATGTACTGCAATTCATCGTGGCCAGTATTGGCTACATCCAACCCAGCGAGGCAGCCGTCGTCCGCCTAACGAAAGCTCTCACGAATGCGGTCGCATCCAAGAAGGACGCGAAGGATGAATGGTTTTCGGTCGTCGGCGGAATCGTGGCATCACCGACGCCCTTCCACGACGCGATCGCCGAAGGTGTATATCAGTCGCTGGCGGACGACATCGCCGTCGGGAAAGGTTATACGGTCGGATTCGTCGTCGACTGGCTGTATTCTTGCTACCTCTCGAAGCGAAGCAAGCATGCGGTGCCGTTCAGCGGCCATGTCCTCCGCTTCGAGTGGATCGGCAGGACGTCGACGGGAATATCCGAGACTTTGCGCTCGGTTGGATCGCAGGCAAACATTCGATGTTTCGTCCATCGGTTCGCACCGAGTACGTTAGCCACCGGCAAGCCTTTAGTGGCCTGA